The Syngnathoides biaculeatus isolate LvHL_M chromosome 6, ASM1980259v1, whole genome shotgun sequence genome has a window encoding:
- the ppm1h gene encoding protein phosphatase 1H isoform X1 — protein MLTRVKSAVATLMGGVIPGGGGGDRDPSGASEVAPKFPYGRPEFLGMSPDEVECSADHSARPIVILKESKRLPWSTGYAEVINAGKSTLNEDQACCDVLVVKRRPPGSAAASTWGPMARRRSSLPNGGGLGLRESLANSGDLTFHYWGLFDGHAGCGAAVVASRLLHHHIALHLEEVTDILCTPDLPPPTCLSDEPFGFNRQHLTATSNSRGLTRAVSLRGAAGAPGSPSAAPTRFFAEKKVSHESLVIGAIENAFKDMARVFLVEMGRTKDVQIEKERAMYNTSGGCTALVVLYVLGKLYVGNAGDSRAVIVRGGEVIPMSTEFTPESERQRLQFLAYMQPHLLGNEFTHLEFPRRVQRKEVGKRMLYRDFTMSGWAYKTIEDKDLKFPLIYGEGKKARVLATIGVTRGLGDHNLKVHDSNIYIKPFLSCCPEVNVYPLAQLEHDSDDVLVLGTDGLWDVLSNQEVAEAVTCSLANCNPDDQHRYTTAAQDLVMRARGVLKDGGWRISGDRLGSGDDISVYVIPLGRRDTLC, from the exons ATGCTCACTCGGGTGAAGTCGGCCGTGGCCACCCTCATGGGGGGCGTGAtacccggcggcggcggcggcgaccgcGACCCCTCCGGCGCCTCGGAGGTGGCTCCCAAATTCCCGTACGGCAGaccggagttcctggggatgtcGCCGGACGAGGTGGAGTGCTCGGCGGACCACTCGGCGAGGCCCATCGTCATCCTGAAGGAGAGCAAGCGGCTGCCCTGGTCCACCGGCTACGCGGA GGTGATCAATGCAGGAAAGAGCACATTAAATGAGGATCAGGCCTGCTGTGATGTGCTGGTGGTCAAGAGAAGACCGCCGGGAAGCGCTGCCGCATCCACATGGGGGCCCATGGCCCGGAGGAGGTCCTCCCTGCCCAACGGAGGGGGTCTGGGCCTCAGGGAGAGCCTG GCCAACTCCGGCGACCTGACCTTCCACTACTGGGGCCTGTTCGACGGTCACGCCGGCTGCGGGGCGGCCGTGGTGGCGTCGcgcctcctccaccaccacatCGCGCTGCACCTCGAGGAGGTGACGGACATCCTGTGCACGCCCGACCTCCCGCCGCCCACCTGCCTGAGCGACGAGCCCTTCGGCTTCAACCGCCAGCACCTCACGGCGACGTCGAACTCCCGCGGCCTCACCAGGGCCGTGTCGCTGAGGGGGGCCGCCGGCGCCCCCGGATCCCCGAGCGCCGCCCCCACCCGCTTCTTCGCCGAGAAAAAAGTGTCGCACGAGAGCCTGGTGATCGGTGCCATTGAGAACGCGTTCAAAGACATG gctaGAGTCTTCCTGGTGGAGATGGGGAGGACGAAG gatgtcCAAATCGAAAAGGAGCGAGCCATGTACAACACGTCCGGAGGCTGCACAGCTCTGGTGGTGCTCTACGTTCTCGGGAAGCTCTACGTGGGGAACGCCGGCGACAGCAG AGCCGTCATCGTGCGGGGAGGCGAGGTCATCCCAATGTCGACAGAGTTCACGCCGGAGTCTGAGAGGCAGCGACTGCAGTTCCTG GCCTACATGCAGCCCCACTTATTAGGAAATGAGTTTACACATCTGGAGTTCCCGAGGAGAGTGCAGCGGAAGGAGGTTGGCAAGAGGATGTTGTACCGCGATTTCACCATGTCAGGATG GGCTTATAAAACCATCGAGGACAAGGACCTGAAGTTTCCTCTCATCTACGGCGAAGGGAAGAAG GCTCGTGTGCTAGCGACCATCGGCGTCACGAGGGGTCTCGGCGACCACAATCTCAAAGTGCACGACTCCAACATCTACATCAAGCCTTTCCTCTCCTGTTGCCCAGAA GTCAACGTTTACCCGTTGGCGCAGTTGGAACACGACTCCGACGACGTTCTCGTCCTGGGAACCGACGGCCTGTGGGACGTCCTGTCCAACCAGGAAGTGGCGGAGGCAGTCACCTGCTCTCTGGCCAACTGCAACCCCGACGACCAGCACAG GTACACCACGGCCGCCCAGGACCTGGTCATGAGGGCTCGCGGCGTGCTCAAGGACGGCGGCTGGAGGATCTCCGGGGACAGGCTGGGCTCGGGAGACGACATTTCCGTCTACGTTATCCCCCTCGGCCGGCGCGACACGCTCTGCTGA
- the ppm1h gene encoding protein phosphatase 1H isoform X2, which produces MLTRVKSAVATLMGGVIPGGGGGDRDPSGASEVAPKFPYGRPEFLGMSPDEVECSADHSARPIVILKESKRLPWSTGYAEVINAGKSTLNEDQACCDVLVVKRRPPGSAAASTWGPMARRRSSLPNGGGLGLRESLANSGDLTFHYWGLFDGHAGCGAAVVASRLLHHHIALHLEEVTDILCTPDLPPPTCLSDEPFGFNRQHLTATSNSRGLTRAVSLRGAAGAPGSPSAAPTRFFAEKKVSHESLVIGAIENAFKDMDVQIEKERAMYNTSGGCTALVVLYVLGKLYVGNAGDSRAVIVRGGEVIPMSTEFTPESERQRLQFLAYMQPHLLGNEFTHLEFPRRVQRKEVGKRMLYRDFTMSGWAYKTIEDKDLKFPLIYGEGKKARVLATIGVTRGLGDHNLKVHDSNIYIKPFLSCCPEVNVYPLAQLEHDSDDVLVLGTDGLWDVLSNQEVAEAVTCSLANCNPDDQHRYTTAAQDLVMRARGVLKDGGWRISGDRLGSGDDISVYVIPLGRRDTLC; this is translated from the exons ATGCTCACTCGGGTGAAGTCGGCCGTGGCCACCCTCATGGGGGGCGTGAtacccggcggcggcggcggcgaccgcGACCCCTCCGGCGCCTCGGAGGTGGCTCCCAAATTCCCGTACGGCAGaccggagttcctggggatgtcGCCGGACGAGGTGGAGTGCTCGGCGGACCACTCGGCGAGGCCCATCGTCATCCTGAAGGAGAGCAAGCGGCTGCCCTGGTCCACCGGCTACGCGGA GGTGATCAATGCAGGAAAGAGCACATTAAATGAGGATCAGGCCTGCTGTGATGTGCTGGTGGTCAAGAGAAGACCGCCGGGAAGCGCTGCCGCATCCACATGGGGGCCCATGGCCCGGAGGAGGTCCTCCCTGCCCAACGGAGGGGGTCTGGGCCTCAGGGAGAGCCTG GCCAACTCCGGCGACCTGACCTTCCACTACTGGGGCCTGTTCGACGGTCACGCCGGCTGCGGGGCGGCCGTGGTGGCGTCGcgcctcctccaccaccacatCGCGCTGCACCTCGAGGAGGTGACGGACATCCTGTGCACGCCCGACCTCCCGCCGCCCACCTGCCTGAGCGACGAGCCCTTCGGCTTCAACCGCCAGCACCTCACGGCGACGTCGAACTCCCGCGGCCTCACCAGGGCCGTGTCGCTGAGGGGGGCCGCCGGCGCCCCCGGATCCCCGAGCGCCGCCCCCACCCGCTTCTTCGCCGAGAAAAAAGTGTCGCACGAGAGCCTGGTGATCGGTGCCATTGAGAACGCGTTCAAAGACATG gatgtcCAAATCGAAAAGGAGCGAGCCATGTACAACACGTCCGGAGGCTGCACAGCTCTGGTGGTGCTCTACGTTCTCGGGAAGCTCTACGTGGGGAACGCCGGCGACAGCAG AGCCGTCATCGTGCGGGGAGGCGAGGTCATCCCAATGTCGACAGAGTTCACGCCGGAGTCTGAGAGGCAGCGACTGCAGTTCCTG GCCTACATGCAGCCCCACTTATTAGGAAATGAGTTTACACATCTGGAGTTCCCGAGGAGAGTGCAGCGGAAGGAGGTTGGCAAGAGGATGTTGTACCGCGATTTCACCATGTCAGGATG GGCTTATAAAACCATCGAGGACAAGGACCTGAAGTTTCCTCTCATCTACGGCGAAGGGAAGAAG GCTCGTGTGCTAGCGACCATCGGCGTCACGAGGGGTCTCGGCGACCACAATCTCAAAGTGCACGACTCCAACATCTACATCAAGCCTTTCCTCTCCTGTTGCCCAGAA GTCAACGTTTACCCGTTGGCGCAGTTGGAACACGACTCCGACGACGTTCTCGTCCTGGGAACCGACGGCCTGTGGGACGTCCTGTCCAACCAGGAAGTGGCGGAGGCAGTCACCTGCTCTCTGGCCAACTGCAACCCCGACGACCAGCACAG GTACACCACGGCCGCCCAGGACCTGGTCATGAGGGCTCGCGGCGTGCTCAAGGACGGCGGCTGGAGGATCTCCGGGGACAGGCTGGGCTCGGGAGACGACATTTCCGTCTACGTTATCCCCCTCGGCCGGCGCGACACGCTCTGCTGA